A single Agromyces sp. CF514 DNA region contains:
- a CDS encoding VanZ family protein has protein sequence MTRRASHRLRLGLAIAYGAALALVLFWPVHIDGAGGFVDFGPLLEAIALFGVPAWASYPYVEFAFNMALFVPLGLLVAVGSRRSGLQRVAIALAIGLVLSGLAEFAQHLLLASRTTDVRDVLANTLGAGLGAGIVVAIDYGLRRRETAIASAARTSAR, from the coding sequence ATGACCAGGCGGGCTTCGCATCGGCTGCGGCTCGGGCTCGCGATCGCGTACGGGGCGGCGCTCGCGCTCGTGCTGTTCTGGCCGGTGCACATCGACGGCGCGGGCGGTTTCGTGGACTTCGGGCCGCTGCTCGAGGCGATCGCGCTCTTCGGGGTGCCTGCCTGGGCGAGCTACCCGTACGTCGAGTTCGCCTTCAACATGGCGCTCTTCGTGCCGCTCGGCCTGCTGGTGGCCGTGGGATCGCGCCGCTCCGGCCTGCAGCGGGTCGCGATCGCGCTCGCGATCGGACTCGTGCTGAGCGGCCTGGCCGAGTTCGCGCAGCACCTGCTCCTGGCCAGCCGCACCACGGATGTGCGCGACGTCCTGGCGAACACGCTCGGCGCGGGGCTCGGCGCGGGCATCGTGGTCGCGATCGACTACGGCCTCCGCCGGCGCGAGACGGCGATCGCGTCGGCCGCCCGCACGAGCGCGAGGTGA
- a CDS encoding VanZ family protein, whose product MDENATRTTDAAASAAPPVRRPRSLVAARVVLVPYLVFVALVVFLPADDASRVTGIVWWAAHALADLGLPLGETAVVLEFAANVALFVPIGLASRLAFPRVRPWAIVVAGCLGSTCIELVQLAIPSRVSTVSDVVANTLGALLGVALAAVTSAAGHRVGRRGPA is encoded by the coding sequence GTGGACGAGAACGCGACGCGCACGACGGATGCCGCGGCATCCGCAGCTCCGCCCGTGCGACGTCCACGATCGCTCGTGGCCGCCCGCGTGGTGCTCGTGCCCTACCTCGTGTTCGTGGCGCTCGTCGTGTTCCTGCCTGCGGACGACGCCTCCCGCGTGACGGGAATCGTCTGGTGGGCGGCGCACGCGCTCGCCGACCTGGGACTGCCGCTCGGCGAGACCGCGGTGGTGCTCGAGTTCGCGGCGAACGTCGCCCTGTTCGTGCCGATCGGGTTGGCGTCGCGACTCGCGTTCCCGCGGGTTCGGCCCTGGGCGATCGTCGTGGCCGGATGCCTCGGCAGCACCTGCATCGAGCTCGTGCAGCTCGCGATCCCCTCCAGGGTCTCCACCGTCTCGGATGTCGTCGCGAACACGCTCGGTGCCCTGCTCGGCGTGGCGCTCGCGGCCGTGACGTCAGCCGCCGGTCACCGGGTCGGGCGTCGCGGGCCGGCGTGA
- a CDS encoding glycoside hydrolase family 15 protein, which produces MPAPIEDYAIIGDCRTTALLDREGSIDWYCPPRFDAASVFGALLGGPDQGRWLLRPDDAEALSTRRYDGDSFTLVTRWTCIDGEVEVTELMPTGSGRHDARSDVIRRVRGIRGSVTMRQELRVRFDYAATLPWMRQLGSHEAPALVAIAGPDALVLRGPRLTAHGRAHHGTFAVAAGETVDLRLTWFPSHLDVPEPLDVDAAIATTDDWWRDWIGNATWFGAYDDAVRRSLLVLRLLTHEDTGGVVAAATTSLPEEFGGSRNWDYRYVWLRDASLTLQALLRHGLVVEAEHWRRWLVRAVAGDPADVQIMYGVAGERRLPEWQAAELPGYGGASPVRVGNAAAEQFQADVFGEVLIALDAVRHDGSDDDRFAWPLQRALLGEAERRLDRADSGIWEIRGAERHFTHSRVMLWAAFDRAVCAVEQDGRDGPVELWRDIRNTLAERIERGGFDDGLGSYVQAEGSVEADAALLQLPQVGYVTADDPRMLGTVAHLERTLMRDGLLRRYRTEAEIDGVEGDENAFVACSFWLVEQYARSGRLDDAEQLMERLLGYANDLGLLAEQVDPVTGRQAGNTPQALSHLALVRAADAIAVSRRRRP; this is translated from the coding sequence ATGCCCGCGCCCATCGAGGACTACGCGATCATCGGCGACTGCCGAACGACGGCGCTGCTCGACCGCGAGGGATCGATCGACTGGTACTGCCCGCCTCGGTTCGACGCGGCATCCGTCTTCGGGGCACTACTCGGCGGGCCCGACCAGGGGCGATGGCTCCTGCGGCCCGACGACGCCGAAGCCCTGAGCACCCGTCGGTACGACGGCGACAGCTTCACGCTGGTCACCCGATGGACGTGCATCGACGGCGAGGTCGAGGTCACGGAGCTGATGCCGACGGGGTCGGGCCGGCACGACGCCCGCAGCGACGTGATCCGACGGGTGCGCGGCATCCGGGGATCCGTGACCATGCGGCAGGAACTGCGCGTGCGCTTCGACTACGCAGCGACCCTGCCCTGGATGCGCCAGCTCGGAAGCCACGAGGCGCCCGCGCTCGTCGCCATCGCGGGCCCCGACGCGCTCGTGCTCCGCGGGCCGCGCCTCACCGCGCACGGTCGCGCCCACCACGGCACCTTCGCGGTCGCCGCAGGTGAGACGGTCGACCTCCGCCTGACCTGGTTCCCGTCGCACCTCGACGTGCCGGAACCGCTCGACGTCGATGCGGCGATCGCGACCACGGACGACTGGTGGCGCGACTGGATCGGCAACGCGACCTGGTTCGGCGCCTACGACGACGCCGTGCGACGATCGCTGCTCGTGCTCCGCCTGCTCACGCACGAGGACACGGGCGGCGTGGTCGCCGCGGCGACCACGAGCCTGCCCGAGGAGTTCGGCGGGTCGCGCAACTGGGACTATCGCTACGTCTGGCTGCGCGACGCGTCGCTCACGCTGCAGGCGCTCCTGCGTCACGGCCTCGTCGTCGAGGCGGAGCACTGGCGCCGATGGCTCGTGCGCGCCGTCGCGGGCGACCCGGCCGACGTGCAGATCATGTACGGCGTCGCCGGCGAGCGCCGTCTCCCCGAATGGCAGGCGGCCGAGCTGCCCGGCTACGGCGGTGCGTCACCCGTGCGCGTCGGCAACGCCGCCGCCGAGCAGTTCCAGGCCGACGTGTTCGGCGAGGTGCTCATCGCCCTCGACGCCGTTCGCCACGACGGCTCCGACGACGACCGGTTCGCCTGGCCGCTGCAGCGCGCGCTCCTGGGCGAGGCCGAGCGGCGACTCGATCGCGCAGACTCGGGCATCTGGGAGATCCGCGGGGCCGAACGGCACTTCACGCACTCGAGGGTCATGCTCTGGGCCGCCTTCGACCGGGCCGTGTGCGCGGTCGAGCAGGACGGACGCGACGGGCCGGTCGAGCTCTGGCGCGACATCCGGAACACCCTGGCCGAGCGCATCGAGCGCGGCGGATTCGACGACGGGCTCGGCAGCTACGTGCAGGCCGAGGGATCGGTCGAGGCGGATGCGGCGCTGCTGCAGCTGCCGCAGGTCGGATACGTCACCGCCGACGACCCGCGTATGCTCGGCACCGTCGCACATCTCGAACGCACCCTCATGCGAGACGGGCTGCTTCGCCGGTACCGCACCGAAGCCGAGATCGACGGCGTCGAGGGCGACGAGAACGCCTTCGTCGCCTGCTCGTTCTGGCTCGTGGAGCAGTACGCCCGCAGCGGACGCCTCGACGACGCCGAACAGCTCATGGAACGACTGCTCGGCTACGCGAACGACCTCGGCCTGCTCGCCGAGCAGGTCGACCCCGTCACCGGACGGCAGGCGGGCAACACGCCGCAGGCGCTCTCTCACCTCGCGCTCGTGCGGGCGGCCGACGCGATCGCCGTCTCGCGCCGGCGGAGGCCGTAG
- a CDS encoding lipopolysaccharide biosynthesis protein, which translates to MTNADGLGRKASQSIGWVLAERWSSRLITLAVFATLARLLEPSEFGLISLATSIIAVLQVFVDSGFSKALIQRRELSPKDASTAFWTSIAIALSIYGLLALTAVPVASALGEPELAPVLYVMGLVLPIGALSGTPAALLEREFRFKSLSIRQSAGTFAGAMVAIPVAVLGGGVWALALQSLAAAIAAVVTLWAASEWRPRFEFSISSLRGLWKVGSSVLGIELLDAIQSNIDKILIGVFFTSNELGYYYLAQRIGTILIELVTSVIARISLTTFSRVQDDLPRLNRIFRQLTFAAAAVSFPFFAFVAVLGPQLVPLLFGPGWEAAVPLMWILAPGWAFGTIMYFDRPVMLSTGHARAALGLAALQAGLGIVAVFLLLPLGIVGVALSRLSRVLTWPLRLMLLHRYIGLRVWSYLGQVARCGVAIAPPIVAIALLQTTTWANVAGAAWVFALPVALVGGAVYAALLWLIAGAENRDVLRRAAAPAASYVSGLGGRRHRRESKADGQLGDQ; encoded by the coding sequence ATGACAAACGCCGATGGCTTAGGGCGCAAGGCGTCTCAGTCAATCGGCTGGGTACTCGCCGAGCGGTGGTCGTCGCGGTTGATTACACTCGCGGTGTTCGCCACGCTTGCGCGCCTTCTAGAACCAAGCGAGTTCGGTCTGATTTCTCTCGCAACTTCGATCATTGCGGTGCTGCAGGTGTTCGTCGATTCGGGGTTCAGCAAGGCGCTTATCCAGCGGCGCGAGCTCTCGCCAAAGGATGCCTCAACTGCGTTCTGGACGTCCATTGCCATCGCCTTGTCCATTTACGGGCTTCTCGCCCTGACGGCAGTACCGGTGGCGTCGGCGCTTGGCGAACCTGAGCTTGCGCCTGTCCTCTACGTGATGGGGTTAGTGCTGCCGATCGGTGCGCTTTCGGGAACGCCAGCAGCGCTTCTTGAACGCGAGTTCCGCTTCAAGTCGCTCTCGATCCGTCAGTCCGCGGGGACCTTCGCCGGCGCTATGGTTGCCATTCCGGTCGCGGTACTGGGGGGCGGCGTGTGGGCGCTCGCGTTGCAATCGCTCGCAGCGGCAATCGCGGCGGTTGTCACCCTGTGGGCTGCCTCGGAATGGCGTCCTCGATTCGAGTTCTCGATTTCATCACTTCGCGGTCTCTGGAAAGTGGGCTCGAGCGTCCTGGGTATCGAACTATTGGACGCGATCCAGTCGAACATAGACAAGATCCTGATCGGCGTGTTCTTCACATCCAACGAGCTCGGCTACTACTACCTCGCTCAGAGGATCGGAACAATTCTCATCGAGCTTGTGACTTCGGTAATTGCGCGCATATCGCTCACCACGTTCTCTCGAGTGCAGGACGACCTTCCGCGGCTCAATCGCATCTTTCGGCAACTCACGTTTGCGGCTGCCGCCGTGAGCTTTCCGTTCTTTGCTTTTGTCGCCGTACTTGGCCCGCAACTCGTGCCGTTGCTGTTTGGCCCCGGGTGGGAAGCGGCCGTGCCGCTGATGTGGATACTTGCGCCGGGCTGGGCATTCGGGACGATCATGTATTTCGATCGACCCGTGATGCTTTCGACCGGCCACGCCCGCGCTGCGCTCGGGCTTGCGGCCCTGCAGGCGGGGCTTGGTATTGTCGCGGTCTTCCTGTTGCTACCTCTCGGGATCGTCGGCGTCGCGCTCTCGAGGCTTTCGCGGGTCCTCACCTGGCCATTGCGACTAATGCTGCTGCACCGATATATAGGCTTGCGAGTCTGGAGTTACCTCGGTCAGGTTGCGCGATGCGGGGTCGCGATCGCTCCTCCTATAGTGGCGATAGCGCTGCTTCAGACCACAACGTGGGCGAACGTTGCGGGCGCCGCCTGGGTATTTGCCTTGCCAGTCGCGCTCGTCGGGGGAGCCGTCTATGCCGCCTTGCTCTGGTTGATCGCGGGTGCTGAGAACCGCGACGTGCTCCGACGAGCCGCAGCGCCAGCAGCCAGCTATGTATCAGGGCTAGGCGGTCGTCGCCATCGGCGCGAGTCCAAGGCCGATGGTCAACTCGGTGACCAGTGA
- a CDS encoding heparan-alpha-glucosaminide N-acetyltransferase domain-containing protein — MSTAGGAAARVIGVDAARGLALIGMFVAHVAPVVDDATTMTLIGIADERPRLLFALTAGIGLGFISGGVRPLEAPGERGVLRRQIAIRAVILIAMGLLIAATLHPLVFIILDVYGVAFLLMLPLLFLPPRVALVVGIGLLAVAPALAEIAARTPFVAAAREGALRIPVDWAVSGAYPVIVWVPVMLIGLALARLDLGSRTTVFLTGLIGAAVACVLLPLSTLLPSPFMVADAAWSVPLRASLETLANTGVAAALVALLLVLTGFVAPAARRVAVAVTSPVAAMGSMPLTVYTLHLVVIALAVRTDPASGTITDDSWPLLVGLVVGSMLFAWLWRRYVGRGPLEMLLRWASGRSRRPATPDPVTGG, encoded by the coding sequence ATGAGCACGGCAGGCGGCGCAGCGGCGCGGGTGATCGGCGTCGACGCGGCCAGGGGCCTCGCGCTCATCGGCATGTTCGTCGCGCATGTGGCGCCCGTGGTCGACGACGCGACGACCATGACGCTCATCGGCATCGCCGACGAGCGGCCGCGACTGCTGTTCGCGTTGACCGCCGGCATCGGGCTCGGCTTCATCTCGGGAGGCGTGCGACCGCTCGAGGCGCCGGGGGAGCGCGGCGTCCTGCGGCGTCAGATCGCGATCAGGGCCGTCATCCTGATCGCGATGGGGCTGCTCATCGCCGCCACGCTGCATCCGCTCGTGTTCATCATCCTCGACGTCTACGGCGTCGCGTTCCTGCTCATGCTGCCGCTGCTCTTCCTGCCGCCGCGCGTGGCGCTCGTGGTCGGCATCGGTTTGCTCGCGGTCGCGCCAGCGCTCGCCGAGATCGCGGCCCGCACGCCGTTCGTCGCCGCCGCCCGCGAGGGGGCGCTGCGCATCCCGGTCGACTGGGCCGTGAGCGGCGCCTATCCGGTGATCGTGTGGGTGCCCGTGATGCTCATCGGGCTCGCGCTGGCGCGACTCGACCTCGGGTCGCGCACCACGGTGTTCCTCACCGGACTGATCGGCGCGGCCGTCGCATGCGTGCTGCTGCCCCTCTCGACCCTGCTGCCTTCGCCGTTCATGGTCGCGGATGCCGCGTGGTCGGTGCCGTTGCGTGCCTCACTCGAGACGCTCGCCAACACGGGCGTCGCGGCCGCGCTGGTCGCCCTGCTGCTCGTGCTCACCGGATTCGTCGCGCCGGCCGCGCGCCGCGTCGCCGTCGCCGTGACATCGCCGGTCGCCGCGATGGGGTCGATGCCGCTCACGGTCTACACGCTGCATCTCGTGGTGATCGCGCTCGCCGTGCGCACCGACCCCGCATCGGGCACGATCACGGACGACTCGTGGCCGCTGCTCGTCGGACTCGTCGTCGGGTCGATGCTCTTCGCCTGGCTCTGGCGGAGGTACGTCGGGCGCGGACCGCTCGAGATGCTGCTGCGATGGGCGAGCGGACGTTCACGCCGGCCCGCGACGCCCGACCCGGTGACCGGCGGCTGA
- a CDS encoding glycosyltransferase family A protein: protein MMLAFVTSLRHPQNSNDYSRVEALLAETLESVTRQSNHEFVVIVVGNKRPAFELPERAYFVPVDFPPPAPPDGPRTARAPFVWDKGTKIGIGLAKAREFRPDHVMIFDADDFVHSGIAEYVTARPGHRGWVIDRGWKYSRARNAYRRQAKFNRTCGTSFILPFEAYGVPESLAITASQQMVADAFGERLETILGAHHDAREWHAAHGRVLERYPMRAAVYQVDTGENHSGTAMKGVAHPLDRKFIDEFGVRPQMGAAIRVWRSIGPVAVFQTGMIALQRLSAGVKRAFGAR, encoded by the coding sequence ATGATGCTCGCCTTCGTCACATCGCTGCGGCACCCGCAGAATTCCAACGACTATTCACGGGTTGAGGCTCTGTTGGCCGAAACGCTCGAATCGGTCACTCGCCAAAGCAACCACGAGTTTGTGGTGATAGTGGTTGGTAATAAGCGCCCGGCGTTTGAGCTTCCTGAGCGTGCCTACTTCGTCCCGGTTGACTTTCCGCCGCCAGCGCCGCCGGATGGGCCACGGACCGCTCGTGCACCGTTCGTGTGGGACAAAGGCACGAAGATAGGTATCGGTCTGGCTAAGGCGCGCGAGTTCAGGCCAGATCACGTCATGATTTTCGACGCCGACGATTTTGTGCACTCGGGGATCGCTGAGTACGTAACCGCGCGTCCGGGGCATAGAGGCTGGGTCATTGATCGGGGTTGGAAGTATTCGCGCGCCCGAAACGCCTATCGCAGACAGGCGAAGTTCAATCGCACGTGCGGGACCAGCTTTATTTTGCCGTTTGAGGCCTACGGGGTTCCGGAGAGTCTGGCGATTACGGCGAGTCAGCAGATGGTGGCAGATGCCTTTGGCGAGCGACTTGAGACGATCCTCGGGGCGCACCATGATGCCCGGGAATGGCATGCGGCACATGGCCGGGTACTAGAGCGATATCCGATGAGGGCTGCGGTCTACCAAGTAGATACTGGTGAGAATCACTCCGGCACGGCTATGAAGGGCGTCGCACACCCACTGGATCGAAAGTTCATCGATGAGTTCGGGGTGCGGCCGCAGATGGGGGCCGCCATCCGGGTTTGGCGATCGATCGGCCCCGTGGCGGTGTTCCAGACAGGGATGATTGCACTTCAGCGCCTTTCCGCGGGAGTCAAGCGTGCATTCGGGGCGAGATGA
- a CDS encoding DUF4012 domain-containing protein codes for MTPSSGGSESSGRNHGDGASDRRHESSRSGDSHHSSSSRSHGSGSGAGRSHGSGSGSGSSSGRSHGSSSGRSGSSRSSSGRSHHHGSSKRRKQQRRKRIITWTIVGVAGLLLFAVAWIGIRGFLAVGELQAAVPLAKTVQKQFVAGDAQAAQRSADELAAHAASAASLTGDPIWRGAEVLPGVGPNLEVMRVLAASVDRISRDAVVPLAATAGSLGLGTFAPAGGAIDLQPMIDLQQPVHAARVAFDSSAAALATPSVAGASVIGPLAEARDELTAMVDEAGGTVVGFDNAVHLLPPMLGADGPRDTLLLFQNNAELRSLGGIPGASALIHADAGTVSMTQQASARDFPVYPSRVVDMPVETRALWGENTARYIQDVTFTPQFPLAATIAREMWKRQFGTEVQSVVSVDPVMLSYLLNATGPVTIATGEQLTSENAVQVLLSDVYAKYPVQQQDAIFADVASRVFSALTSGSADPQKLVEALAKAGSERRILVWNADVDEQAVLAGTAIAGGLPESTATEQAFGVYLNDMTGSKMDPYLKVELGSGVITCRNDGLPNYDIVVKLTNTAPADAATSLPSYVTGGGVYGTPPGSITTSVHVYSAQGTYNLGVLLNDEPVGYHPTSDTGYTLSKVVSTLAPGESAEYRFGFLGGTSGEKLTRLESTPLVYTPDTFGVALSCDSPLR; via the coding sequence GTGACGCCGTCTTCCGGGGGTTCGGAGTCGTCGGGTCGGAACCATGGGGATGGCGCATCCGACCGGCGCCATGAGTCGAGCCGTTCCGGCGACTCGCACCATTCGAGTTCGAGTCGTTCGCACGGCTCCGGCTCCGGGGCGGGCCGATCGCACGGCTCAGGTTCGGGCTCCGGCTCGAGTTCGGGCCGGTCGCATGGCTCCAGCTCCGGCCGGTCCGGCAGCTCGCGCTCGAGCTCCGGCCGCTCCCACCATCACGGCTCCAGCAAGCGGCGAAAGCAGCAGCGCCGCAAGCGCATCATCACCTGGACGATCGTCGGCGTCGCCGGCCTGCTCCTGTTCGCCGTCGCCTGGATCGGCATCCGCGGGTTCCTCGCGGTCGGCGAGCTGCAGGCTGCGGTGCCGCTGGCGAAGACGGTGCAGAAGCAGTTCGTCGCGGGCGACGCCCAGGCGGCGCAGCGGTCGGCCGACGAACTCGCCGCGCACGCGGCATCCGCTGCCTCGTTGACGGGCGATCCGATCTGGCGCGGTGCCGAGGTGCTGCCGGGCGTCGGCCCGAACCTCGAGGTGATGCGGGTGCTCGCGGCATCCGTCGACCGCATCTCGCGTGATGCGGTGGTGCCGCTCGCCGCGACGGCGGGCTCGCTCGGCCTCGGCACGTTCGCGCCGGCAGGCGGGGCGATCGACCTGCAACCCATGATCGACCTCCAGCAGCCGGTGCATGCCGCCCGGGTGGCCTTCGACAGCTCGGCCGCGGCCCTCGCGACGCCGAGCGTGGCAGGCGCCTCCGTGATCGGCCCGCTGGCCGAAGCCCGCGACGAACTCACCGCGATGGTCGACGAGGCGGGCGGCACGGTCGTGGGCTTCGACAACGCGGTGCACCTGCTGCCGCCGATGCTCGGCGCCGACGGCCCGCGCGACACGCTGCTGCTGTTCCAGAACAACGCCGAACTGCGTTCGCTCGGAGGCATCCCGGGGGCGTCCGCGCTCATCCATGCCGATGCCGGCACGGTCTCGATGACGCAGCAGGCCTCGGCACGGGATTTCCCGGTCTACCCGTCGCGCGTGGTCGACATGCCGGTCGAGACGCGTGCCCTGTGGGGCGAGAACACGGCGCGGTACATCCAGGACGTCACGTTCACCCCCCAGTTCCCGCTCGCGGCGACCATCGCCCGCGAGATGTGGAAGCGACAGTTCGGCACCGAGGTGCAGTCCGTGGTCTCGGTCGATCCGGTGATGCTGAGCTACCTCCTGAACGCGACGGGCCCCGTCACGATCGCCACGGGCGAGCAGCTCACGAGCGAGAACGCCGTGCAGGTCCTCTTGAGCGACGTCTATGCGAAGTACCCCGTGCAGCAGCAGGACGCGATCTTCGCGGATGTCGCATCCCGCGTGTTCTCGGCCCTCACGTCGGGCTCCGCCGATCCGCAGAAGCTGGTCGAGGCGCTCGCGAAGGCGGGCTCTGAGCGCCGCATCCTGGTGTGGAACGCGGATGTCGACGAGCAGGCCGTGCTCGCGGGCACGGCGATCGCCGGCGGCCTGCCCGAGAGCACGGCGACCGAGCAGGCGTTCGGGGTGTACCTGAACGACATGACGGGTTCGAAGATGGACCCGTACCTGAAGGTCGAGCTCGGCTCCGGGGTCATCACGTGCCGCAACGACGGCCTGCCGAACTACGACATCGTCGTGAAGCTCACGAACACGGCGCCGGCGGATGCCGCGACGAGCCTCCCGTCGTACGTCACGGGCGGCGGCGTGTACGGCACGCCGCCGGGCTCGATCACGACCTCGGTGCACGTGTACAGCGCGCAGGGCACGTACAACCTCGGCGTGCTGCTGAACGACGAGCCGGTGGGGTACCACCCGACCTCGGATACCGGCTACACCCTCAGCAAGGTCGTCTCGACTCTGGCGCCAGGCGAGAGCGCCGAATACCGGTTCGGATTCCTCGGCGGAACATCGGGAGAGAAGCTTACTCGCCTCGAATCGACGCCACTCGTTTACACGCCCGACACATTCGGGGTCGCGCTCTCATGTGATTCTCCCCTAAGGTGA
- a CDS encoding polysaccharide pyruvyl transferase family protein translates to MLSTSDVAYLKTLQGSTIETLKRAIGSPATNVAILDVPNQRNVGDSLIWAGELAYLEKLGLRIRYIADSRGYHPGDLRAAMPEGVVLLHGGGNFGDLWPTHQLHRERVVTELQEFRVVLLPQSVYFGSREAAARANSVMGAHPDFTALLRDRESMDRARVDLPDVRIEFCFDMAFGFEPRGFSVARADRVVIIGRRDHESSSGLAEVPSDWLGMSNLVLTDWGPIGGAAGLRWKIDRAIVKLDATLMRFSGKPSLARLNTLHRLAERAIHDINALNIANALRLYAGSQLLVVDRLHAHVLAGLLGINHIALDNSYRKIGSVFDEYSGHLSTAHYATSLEAARMRAKELLVE, encoded by the coding sequence GTGTTGAGCACGAGTGATGTCGCGTACCTGAAGACCTTGCAGGGAAGCACCATCGAGACATTGAAGCGAGCTATCGGCAGCCCCGCGACAAACGTTGCCATCCTCGATGTACCGAATCAGCGCAATGTCGGTGACTCACTCATATGGGCAGGTGAACTCGCATACCTTGAGAAGCTTGGCCTGCGAATCCGCTATATAGCCGACTCCCGCGGGTACCACCCAGGCGACCTGCGGGCTGCAATGCCGGAGGGAGTGGTGCTCCTGCATGGTGGCGGAAATTTCGGAGATCTATGGCCGACCCATCAATTGCATCGCGAGCGGGTCGTGACCGAGCTGCAAGAGTTTCGCGTCGTTCTCCTGCCCCAGTCCGTGTACTTCGGTTCGCGCGAGGCAGCGGCGCGGGCCAACTCAGTGATGGGCGCGCATCCCGATTTCACGGCTCTATTGCGAGACCGAGAGTCAATGGATCGCGCCAGGGTCGACCTTCCTGACGTTCGGATTGAGTTTTGCTTCGATATGGCGTTTGGTTTTGAGCCGCGGGGGTTCTCAGTTGCGAGAGCAGACAGAGTCGTAATCATCGGACGGCGAGACCACGAGAGTTCCTCCGGCTTGGCCGAGGTCCCCAGCGACTGGCTCGGCATGTCGAACTTGGTGCTCACCGACTGGGGCCCGATCGGCGGTGCGGCAGGCTTGCGGTGGAAGATTGACCGGGCAATCGTGAAGCTAGACGCCACTCTCATGAGGTTCAGCGGCAAGCCAAGCCTTGCGCGGCTGAATACTCTTCATCGACTGGCTGAGCGGGCGATCCACGACATAAATGCGCTAAACATCGCGAATGCGCTGCGTTTGTACGCGGGTTCACAGCTCTTGGTCGTGGATCGACTTCATGCCCATGTTCTCGCTGGCCTCCTCGGCATCAATCACATCGCGCTCGACAATAGCTATCGCAAGATCGGTTCTGTTTTCGACGAGTATTCGGGCCATCTTTCGACTGCGCACTACGCAACAAGTCTCGAGGCCGCCCGAATGAGGGCGAAAGAATTGTTGGTTGAATGA
- a CDS encoding polysaccharide pyruvyl transferase family protein yields the protein MLGLTEDAASGKHERLVTVGSVLHFAKHGDHIWGSGINGKVARPLRVKGGELTIHAVRGPRTRRYLMDHGHDVPSIYGDPALLISHVDERFRLAGAEKQRQLLVVPNLNDMPRYRSHPHAISPLADPLEVARLISSSEFVVGSSLHAMVLADLFGVPCRPLMSAYENNFKYDDYYLGTGRELPEFARDVEHAIRLGGIDGLVFRPEPILRAFPHELFRAGGERTSEFTPGPIE from the coding sequence ATGCTGGGCCTGACTGAAGACGCTGCTTCCGGTAAGCACGAGCGATTGGTCACGGTGGGTTCCGTTCTGCACTTTGCGAAACACGGCGACCACATCTGGGGGTCCGGAATAAACGGCAAGGTGGCAAGACCCCTGCGAGTTAAGGGTGGCGAACTAACAATTCATGCGGTCCGCGGTCCACGGACTCGCCGATACCTGATGGATCACGGCCACGACGTTCCCTCTATCTACGGCGACCCCGCGCTGCTGATTTCGCACGTGGACGAACGATTTCGACTCGCTGGGGCCGAAAAGCAGCGTCAGCTGCTCGTTGTCCCCAACCTCAATGACATGCCGCGTTACCGTAGCCATCCGCACGCGATCTCGCCGTTGGCTGACCCGCTAGAGGTCGCACGACTTATCTCTTCAAGCGAGTTCGTCGTTGGTTCCTCTTTGCATGCGATGGTCTTGGCGGATCTGTTCGGTGTACCTTGCCGGCCGTTGATGTCTGCCTACGAGAACAACTTCAAGTACGACGACTACTACCTAGGGACGGGTCGCGAACTTCCAGAATTTGCGCGGGACGTTGAGCACGCCATTCGTCTAGGCGGCATAGACGGGCTGGTATTTCGCCCAGAGCCAATTCTGCGAGCATTTCCGCACGAACTCTTTCGCGCAGGAGGGGAGCGAACGTCGGAGTTCACTCCAGGACCAATCGAGTGA